The DNA sequence TTTTCCCTCCTGTTTTACTAACCAACTTAGTTTCTTTAATAATGATATCGTGTGAAAAAGCTTTGCACATATCATATACGGTAAGGGCGGCTACAGATGCCCCAGTAAGTGCTTCCATTTCTACTCCTGTTTTGCTGTTTACCTTTGCCGTACAGCGGATCACAACCTCATGCTGATCGTTGACCTTGATAGAAAGCTGACAGTTATCCATACCGATAGGATGACAAAGAGGAATAAGCTCAGAAGTTTTTTTGGCTCCCATAATTCCTGCAATGATAGCGGTTTGAAAAACGGGGCCTTTTTTGGTTGTGATCTCATCACCAGTCAACAACTCAATGACTTCATCAGGAAGTACTACAATACTCTCAGCTACAGCTACACGTTCAGTAACTTTTTTTTCACTTATATCTACCATCGAAGGGTTGTTATCCTTGTCAAGATGGGTGAATTTCTTTTCCATTTATGAATATTTATTCTGTACCTATAATAGGTTCAATTTTTATTAATCACCTTAAAATAAAAAAATTATTTCATTGGATTATTTTTATATAACTTGAAAGAGAATTTAATGACTCAAATCCTGATTAACCCACAAACAAATGATACACGCACTCGAAGCGGAGAAATTTATCATGGAAAGTGCAGCATTGCTGCCTATTGTTCAGTTACCACTATCAGAAGTAAACGGGAAAGTATTACGTGAAAATATTTATGCAGATCGTGCATTTCCTCCTTTTGATCGGGTGACCATGGATGGTATCGCCATTCAGTCTGAAGCATACCTTGCTGGAAAAAGGAGCTTTAAGGTGGAAGGCTTGCAGGCTGCAGGAATGCCGCAACTTACACTGGACGAATCAGAAAACTGTCTGGAAGTAATGACGGGAGCGGTTTTGCCTTGCAATGCAGATGCTGTAATTCCTTATGAATACACCAAAAAGGAAGGGGATGCGATCGTGGTTGAAGAATACCCTGTAGCAAAAGGAAAAAATGTCCATAACAAAGCGACAGATAGAAAAGAAGGAGAGTGTTTGCTGAAATCAGGACAGGTGATAACAGCTGCAGAAATAGGTGTATTGGCATCAGTAGGCAAGACAGATGTAATGGTTTCACGTATTCCTAAGTTTGCCATTATCTCAACGGGTGATGAACTGGTTGATGTAGGAGAAACGCCAATGCCTTACCAGATAAGACGTTCGAATATTTACAGCATCTGTAGTTTGTTACAACAATATGGTGTTAAAGGACTTCCATTCCATTTAGAAGATGACAAAGCCATTATTCATGATAAGCTGGACCGTATTTTACAGCTTTTTGATGTGGTTGTTTTAAGTGGTGGTGTATCAAAGGGGAAACTGGATTTTATTCCGGAAGTACTGGAAGAGTTGGGCGTAGAAAAGCATTTCCATAAAGTAAAAC is a window from the Limibacter armeniacum genome containing:
- the moaC gene encoding cyclic pyranopterin monophosphate synthase MoaC, whose protein sequence is MEKKFTHLDKDNNPSMVDISEKKVTERVAVAESIVVLPDEVIELLTGDEITTKKGPVFQTAIIAGIMGAKKTSELIPLCHPIGMDNCQLSIKVNDQHEVVIRCTAKVNSKTGVEMEALTGASVAALTVYDMCKAFSHDIIIKETKLVSKTGGKSDY
- a CDS encoding molybdopterin molybdotransferase MoeA, yielding MIHALEAEKFIMESAALLPIVQLPLSEVNGKVLRENIYADRAFPPFDRVTMDGIAIQSEAYLAGKRSFKVEGLQAAGMPQLTLDESENCLEVMTGAVLPCNADAVIPYEYTKKEGDAIVVEEYPVAKGKNVHNKATDRKEGECLLKSGQVITAAEIGVLASVGKTDVMVSRIPKFAIISTGDELVDVGETPMPYQIRRSNIYSICSLLQQYGVKGLPFHLEDDKAIIHDKLDRILQLFDVVVLSGGVSKGKLDFIPEVLEELGVEKHFHKVKQRPGKPFWFGSHKETSTTIFALPGNPVSTFMCIFRYVVPWLKKSLGMDLLPILKATLTEDFTFDKPLTYFLQVKVSISEKGQWEATPMTGNGSGDFANLTDADAFMELPMEKDIFKKGEVFPIWLFKPIL